Sequence from the Microbacterium faecale genome:
GCTGCACGTCGATGCCACTCCACGCCTCGTCGACCCGTGTTCCGAGCGAGACGAGCGAGTTGTACGTGGCCCAGAGGTAGATGCCCGCGATCACGAGGACCGCGACGACGATCAGAACTGGTACGAGCCACTCCATAGGTTTCCCCCTCCGGTGGTGTCCTTCAATGGTACGCGCTGCGAGCCGAGCGGACCCTCAGTGTGACCCGGCTCGAGCGGAAGCGGCCACCCACGCCGCGAGCTTCGCCGTCGCACGGCCGTCGTCGACAGCGGCCGCTGCTTCGTCCTTCGCCTCGATCAGCCGCTCGATCATGTTCCGGTCAACCTGTGACGGATCCCTCGACAGCCGGTACGCGACGATGCCGGCGGCGGCGTTGAGCAGCACGATGTCACGCACCGCGCCCTGTTCGCCCGCGAGCGTGCGCCGCAGCGTCTCCGCGTTCTCGGCCGGCGAGCCGCCGAGCAGGTCGTCGATCGACGCCGTGTTCATGCCGAGGTCGCGCGGATGGATGTCGAACTCGTGCATGTCGCCGTTCGAGACCTGCCAGATCCGGCTGTATCCCGTCGTCGTCAGCTCGTCGAGACCATCCTCGCCGCGGAACACGAGAGCCGTCGCGCCACGCGTGCGGAACACGCCGGTGATGATCGGAACCACGTCCGCGGACGCGACGCCAACGGCGTTTGCCTCGGCTCGCGCCGGGTTCACGAGCGGCCCCAGGAAATTGAACGCGGTGGGGACC
This genomic interval carries:
- the trpD gene encoding anthranilate phosphoribosyltransferase; amino-acid sequence: MTHTTWPDVLTAVVKGEDLTVSQAEWAMRQVMQGEATGAQLGGLLMALRAKGESVEEVIGFRDAILDAAVPLDVDSDVLDIVGTGGDRYGTVNISSTASIIVAATGVPVVKHGNRAVSSLTGASDVLSELGIDLRLSPDGVASVLEDAGITFAWAAAFHPGFKHAAPVRAELGVPTAFNFLGPLVNPARAEANAVGVASADVVPIITGVFRTRGATALVFRGEDGLDELTTTGYSRIWQVSNGDMHEFDIHPRDLGMNTASIDDLLGGSPAENAETLRRTLAGEQGAVRDIVLLNAAAGIVAYRLSRDPSQVDRNMIERLIEAKDEAAAAVDDGRATAKLAAWVAASARAGSH